One window of the Vigna radiata var. radiata cultivar VC1973A chromosome 1, Vradiata_ver6, whole genome shotgun sequence genome contains the following:
- the LOC106775398 gene encoding nucleolar complex protein 2 homolog, with amino-acid sequence MGKLGKKARKFAKKNLQSVLRNKRKLNSKFKRKASKRDSHDIEENLENDTINPSNERNIVEGFQDTSLDAIFSEDDSEILGDDSDSDGFLSEDSSFLHDVGSDCESEHYIENSNASSSLSVQNRDLCAELLKKAKKLNKLREKDLGFSKFLESYDMKIEETLDEEIGSDDGKNLDLVQPLDRNNACSHVGKHLTSASVYSLCKLVKEQSSVPALTCLINAYRAACHNDSEATSVSGCVFSDGIQKSETFSKIILFMLQEADATFRRLLGISNSSSRKEAVLDLKNTKKWLSLRPLIKSYLRSTVFLLNQVTDSELLAFSICRLRTSIIFLCAFPSLLHNLLKISIHLWATGDGSLSTHSFLIIQDIASISSSEWFDFCFVKTYKAFISNSQSVERKFEHIRFLRNSFVELCCLDMQKSSNKAMACILHLGKILQKGWQTKKKEVVKTICSWQYINCIDMWVTLISASIHDYDLQPLLYMIVQIINGVALLFPGPRYLPLRLRCIQWLNNLSGSSGIFIPVTSLVLDVLEYKIAKDSGKPAKVLQPMSTVKLPKHWLKSRGFQEECVLSAIELLSEHFAQWSYHISFPELATAPLIHLKKVFEKISTENFRRVIKRFIDQVEMNIDYVQKKREDVSFSPKDHQSVESFLQVEKRNGNTPFTQYYKNIMSKAASRNSISDRKATGKGKSEMLHPNGSTAMVSTYS; translated from the exons CACTTCTCTTGATGCTATATTCAGTGAAGATGACAGTGAAATTCTTGGAGATGATTCTGATAGTGATGGATTTCTTTCAGAG GACTCAAGCTTTTTACATGATGTCGGAAGCGACTGTGAGAGTGAACATTATATTGAGA acaGCAATGCTTCTAGTTCCTTATCAGTGCAAAACAGAGATCTTTGTGCTGAACTTctaaagaaagcaaaaaaattgaacaaattgAGAGAGAAG GACCTggggttttcaaaatttctagAAAGTTATGATATGAAGATTGAAGAAACCCTAGACGAGGAAATT GGTTCGGACGATGGAAAAAATTTAGATCTGGTGCAGCCACTTGATAGAAATAATGCATGTTCTCACGTGGGTAAACATTTGACAAGTGCATCTGTTTATTCATTGTGTAAACTGGTCAAAGAACAGAGTAGTGTTCCTGCCCTTACTTGTCTCATAAATGCTTATAGGGCAGCATGCCACAATGATTCTGAAGCAACCAGTGTCAGTGGTTGTGTCTTTTCGGATGGCATTCAGAAGAGTGAAACTTTCTCCAAGATAATACTGTTCATGCTACAAGAGGCTGATGCTACATTTAGGAGGTTATTGGGAATATCAAACTCTAGTTCTAGGAAGGAAGCTGTTTTGGACCTAAAGAATACAAAAAAGTGGTTGTCTCTTAGGCCGCTTATTAAGTCATACTTAAGAAGTACCGTGTTTCTCCTGAACCAGGTCACCGACTCTGAATTATTGGCCTTCTCAATTTGTCGGCTGAGAACTTCAATCATTTTTCTGTGTGCATTTCCATCTTTACTGCACAATCTTCTTAAG ATTTCTATTCATCTTTGGGCAACGGGTGATGGGTCTCTATCAACACACTCCTTTCTCATTATACAAGATATAGCTTCTATATCTAGCTCTGAGTGGTTCGACTTCTGCTTTGTCAAAACATACAAGGCCTTCATTAGTAACTCTCAATCTGTTGAGCGGAAGTTTGAACATATACGTTTTCTAAGGAATTCCTTTGTGGAGCTATGTTGTTTAGATATGCAAAAGTCATCAAACAAAGCAATGGCATGTATATTGCATCTGGGTAAGATATTGCAGAAAGGGTGGCAAACCAAGAAGAAA GAAGTGGTTAAAACAATTTGCAGTTGGCAGTACATCAATTGCATTGATATGTGGGTTACGTTAATATCAGCTAGCATACATGACTATGATCTTCAGCCATTGCTTTATATGATTGTACAGATTATAAATGGAGTTGCTCTCCTGTTTCCCGGGCCTAGATATTTACCACTGAGACTCAGATGTATCCAATGGCTTAATAATCTTTCTGGTTCTAGTGGGATTTTCATCCCTGTTACATCATTGGTGCTGGATGTTTTAGAATACAAAATTGCCAAGGATAGTGGGAAACCTGCCAAAGTATTGCAACCTATGTCTACTGTAAAG CTTCCAAAGCATTGGTTAAAATCACGTGGCTTCCAAGAAGAGTGTGTATTATCGGCCATTGAACTCCTTTCAGAGCACTTTGCACAATGGAGCTATCATATATCTTTTCCTGAGCTAGCGACAGCGCCACTTATACACCTAAAGAAGGTCTTTGAGAAGATTTCTACCGAGAATTTCCGACGTGTTATCAAGCGTTTCATTGACCAG GTGGAAATGAATATTGACTATGtgcaaaaaaaaagagaagatgtGTCTTTTTCACCAAAAGATCATCAGTCCGTTGAATCATTTCTTCAG GTTGAAAAACGAAATGGTAACACTCCATTTACACAATACTATAAAAACATCATGAGCAAGGCTGCTTCTAGGAATTCAATTTCAGATAGAAAG GCTACAGGCAAGGGGAAGAGTGAAATGCTACATCCAAATGGCAGCACTGCCATGGTGTCTACTTACTCTTGA